A genomic stretch from Solirubrobacterales bacterium includes:
- the mltG gene encoding endolytic transglycosylase MltG: MNDPERRRLVREARRRKAEGAVYRRRRLLALVAVVVAAGLVVAAVAAIRHSGGGGEVTIDAGSAKTVTIPEGYDRKQIAEIAKQTGLRGDYLKASESFKGFDPAKYGAEGPESLEGFLFPATYELPRRPTVEDLVARQLDAFEQNISQVNLGYARSKNLTTYDVVIIASMIEREVQVPKERALVAAVIYNRLHAGMPLQIDATVRYASGNFTEPISPSELEINSPYNTYTNSGLPPGPIGNPGLDSIEAAAHPAQEPYLYYVVKPNTCGEHTFATTEAEFSRAKAAYDEARAANGGNAPTPANCP, encoded by the coding sequence ATGAATGACCCTGAGCGTCGCCGGCTCGTGCGCGAGGCCCGCAGGCGGAAGGCCGAAGGCGCCGTCTACCGGCGCCGTCGGCTGCTGGCGCTGGTGGCGGTGGTAGTCGCAGCCGGGCTCGTGGTCGCGGCCGTGGCGGCGATCCGCCACTCCGGCGGCGGCGGAGAGGTGACGATCGACGCGGGTTCCGCCAAGACGGTCACGATTCCCGAGGGGTATGACCGCAAGCAGATAGCGGAGATCGCCAAGCAAACCGGCCTCCGGGGCGATTACCTGAAGGCGAGCGAGAGCTTCAAGGGCTTCGATCCGGCCAAGTACGGCGCCGAGGGCCCAGAGAGCCTGGAGGGCTTCCTGTTCCCGGCGACCTACGAGTTGCCCCGCCGCCCGACGGTCGAGGATCTGGTGGCCCGCCAGCTGGACGCCTTCGAACAGAACATCTCCCAGGTGAACCTGGGCTACGCTCGCTCAAAGAACCTGACCACCTACGACGTGGTGATCATCGCCTCGATGATCGAGCGCGAGGTCCAGGTGCCGAAGGAGCGAGCGCTGGTCGCCGCAGTGATCTACAACCGCCTCCACGCCGGGATGCCGCTCCAGATCGACGCCACGGTTCGCTACGCGAGCGGCAACTTCACGGAGCCGATCAGCCCGTCCGAGCTCGAGATCAACTCGCCGTACAACACCTACACGAACTCTGGGCTGCCGCCCGGACCGATCGGCAACCCCGGCCTCGACTCGATAGAGGCGGCGGCTCATCCAGCGCAGGAGCCGTACCTGTATTACGTGGTGAAGCCCAACACCTGTGGCGAGCACACCTTCGCCACCACCGAGGCCGAGTTCAGCCGGGCCAAAGCGGCGTATGACGAGGCGCGGGCGGCGAACGGCGGCAACGCTCCCACCCCTGCAAACTGCCCGTGA
- a CDS encoding type II secretion system protein: MARDESGFTLVELLVVMLILGLLAAIAIPAFFNQRDKARDAQAKTYARTAETAAETIATDNNGAYNGAGGVTVANLQNVEETLTGATLAVSNVTADTYTVTATSDTGNTFSVTRNAGGTTDLTCNTGGDAGCPTGGHWD, translated from the coding sequence ATGGCACGGGACGAGTCCGGTTTCACGCTGGTCGAGCTCCTGGTCGTCATGCTCATTCTGGGACTCCTGGCCGCGATCGCGATCCCCGCGTTCTTCAACCAGAGGGACAAGGCTCGCGACGCGCAGGCCAAGACCTACGCACGGACGGCCGAGACGGCCGCGGAGACGATCGCGACTGACAACAACGGCGCGTACAACGGTGCCGGCGGTGTCACGGTGGCCAACCTGCAGAACGTCGAGGAGACGCTCACCGGAGCGACGCTCGCGGTGTCGAACGTGACTGCCGACACCTACACGGTCACGGCGACGTCGGACACCGGGAACACGTTTAGCGTCACCCGGAACGCCGGCGGCACTACCGACCTCACCTGTAACACAGGCGGGGACGCCGGCTGCCCGACGGGCGGGCACTGGGACTAG
- a CDS encoding prepilin-type N-terminal cleavage/methylation domain-containing protein yields the protein MRRQDGFALIETLVAVLVLAIGAMAVLGVVDTSTRNTFRAEQTQVAINRAQRELEQIRHLDYEDVALTATPGHSTDPKDPRYRVSGSDFALGWDGNTPSDYAEMAVKNIGGLTAGTVSPGPTSFTSGDIKGKVYRYVVWRNDPNCQLVPNSGIDACPGPHDYKRVAVIVTLDNAPISTTRAYTEVQSNVSDPDASTETSNDPGAGGPSQTAQQFFLSDTTCNHASREDITQDHAEHQTWGDCSDPNPKKPDGLYTEAPPDADPNDPNIPALYDYANDVEPSLNPDQDKGLQLLRQDVNGCSYSGGANPQYKIHRWVSQPLQQVFQMNGQATLEFYTRTINNVNAQGTICVFVFIRKETTAECTPLPAPCDTQLVDLTSPPNAFFVYSENPWPAGAWTRRRVPMSFSSATVALVGQRVGVEIAVRRNGTTGDVLEFMYDHPDYPSRLEVQTTTPLP from the coding sequence ATGAGGCGCCAGGACGGGTTCGCGCTCATCGAGACCCTGGTCGCCGTCCTCGTCCTCGCCATCGGCGCCATGGCCGTACTCGGCGTCGTCGATACCTCGACGCGGAACACCTTCCGCGCCGAGCAGACGCAGGTGGCCATCAACCGGGCCCAGCGCGAGCTCGAGCAGATACGCCACCTGGACTACGAGGACGTTGCGCTGACGGCCACCCCGGGCCATTCGACCGATCCGAAGGATCCTCGCTACCGGGTTAGCGGCAGCGACTTCGCGCTCGGCTGGGACGGCAACACGCCGTCCGACTACGCCGAGATGGCGGTCAAGAACATCGGCGGGCTCACCGCGGGGACTGTGAGCCCAGGGCCGACCTCGTTCACCAGCGGTGACATCAAGGGCAAGGTCTACCGCTACGTGGTCTGGCGAAACGATCCTAACTGCCAGCTGGTCCCGAACAGCGGCATCGACGCCTGTCCCGGCCCTCACGACTACAAGCGGGTGGCAGTGATCGTCACGCTCGACAACGCCCCCATCTCGACCACCCGCGCTTACACCGAGGTTCAGTCCAACGTCAGTGACCCAGACGCTTCGACCGAGACCAGCAACGACCCGGGCGCAGGCGGGCCATCACAGACGGCCCAGCAGTTCTTCCTCTCCGACACGACCTGCAACCACGCCTCGCGCGAGGACATCACGCAAGACCACGCCGAGCATCAGACCTGGGGAGACTGCAGCGACCCCAATCCGAAGAAGCCCGACGGCCTCTACACCGAGGCTCCACCGGACGCCGACCCTAACGACCCCAACATTCCGGCTCTCTACGACTATGCGAACGACGTCGAGCCCAGCCTGAATCCCGACCAGGACAAGGGCCTCCAGCTCCTGCGCCAAGACGTCAACGGCTGCAGCTACAGCGGCGGCGCCAATCCCCAGTACAAGATCCATCGCTGGGTCAGCCAGCCCCTGCAACAGGTCTTCCAGATGAATGGGCAGGCGACGCTCGAGTTCTATACGCGGACGATCAACAACGTCAACGCCCAGGGGACGATCTGCGTGTTCGTCTTCATTCGCAAGGAGACCACCGCGGAGTGCACACCCCTGCCGGCTCCCTGCGACACGCAGCTGGTCGATCTCACGAGTCCGCCGAACGCCTTCTTCGTCTACTCGGAGAACCCTTGGCCCGCCGGCGCCTGGACGCGGCGGCGCGTTCCGATGAGCTTCTCATCGGCGACCGTGGCGCTCGTGGGACAGCGGGTCGGGGTGGAGATCGCCGTGCGCCGAAACGGCACCACAGGCGACGTCCTCGAGTTCATGTACGACCACCCGGATTACCCGTCGCGGCTGGAGGTCCAGACCACCACGCCGCTGCCCTGA
- the aroE gene encoding shikimate dehydrogenase, which yields MTRKRLAVLGQPVSHSRSPAMHRAALAELGLAGEWSYEAIEVAPADFELLVRKMAAGDFVGANVTVPHKVAALELADEASATALAVGAANTLSFSSERIVAENTDAQGFLESLPEPPAGKSALVLGAGGSARAVAWALVTEGAQVAIWNRTPEKAERLAGQVGASALASGEERLTSADFDLIVNTTTVGMGTPGEGPAALKSLPIGADSLGDTHQLVDLAYGPVETELARTARAHGATVVDGLEVLVRQGAASLRIWTGQDPPIETMRRAARAR from the coding sequence GTGACCCGCAAGCGGCTCGCGGTCCTCGGCCAGCCGGTCTCGCACTCGCGCTCGCCGGCGATGCACCGCGCGGCGCTTGCGGAGCTGGGCCTGGCCGGCGAATGGTCCTACGAGGCGATCGAGGTTGCGCCGGCGGACTTCGAGTTGCTCGTGCGCAAGATGGCGGCCGGGGACTTCGTGGGCGCGAACGTGACCGTGCCACACAAGGTGGCCGCGCTGGAGCTGGCCGACGAAGCCTCCGCCACGGCCCTCGCCGTCGGCGCCGCCAATACGCTCAGCTTCAGTTCGGAGCGGATCGTCGCGGAGAACACCGACGCCCAGGGCTTCCTGGAATCGCTGCCGGAGCCACCTGCGGGCAAGAGCGCCCTGGTGCTCGGCGCGGGCGGCTCAGCCCGCGCGGTGGCCTGGGCGCTGGTGACCGAGGGCGCGCAGGTCGCGATCTGGAACCGGACGCCTGAGAAGGCCGAGCGCCTGGCGGGCCAAGTGGGCGCGTCGGCTCTTGCCTCGGGTGAAGAGCGGCTCACGTCGGCCGACTTCGACCTGATCGTCAACACCACGACCGTGGGCATGGGCACGCCCGGTGAAGGGCCCGCGGCCCTCAAGAGCCTGCCCATTGGTGCCGATTCGTTGGGCGATACACACCAATTGGTGGACCTCGCCTACGGACCGGTCGAGACCGAGCTCGCCAGGACGGCGAGAGCGCACGGCGCCACGGTCGTCGATGGGCTCGAGGTGTTGGTTCGCCAGGGCGCCGCGTCGCTTCGTATCTGGACGGGACAGGACCCCCCGATCGAGACGATGCGCCGGGCCGCCAGAGCCAGATGA
- a CDS encoding type II secretion system F family protein, giving the protein MSTFAFRAVDLAGVPARGEMEASSKRVVSEQLRQRGLIVLDVSEKREALKLESIFQRFKSVNLRAVAVFSRQFATLIVSGMPMLRSLYTLEAQTEDEMLKKAIVGVREDVESGSSLAQAMESQPGVFDPLYRAVVRSGEDSGRLAEAMERIAYQLERLDALRRQVRAAMTYPAVVFSLAAVVMVVMVAVIVPVFVGIFDEIKADNPGEDTSLPLMTQLTVGVSDFVTHQWYVLIALLAGGIYGFLRWKKTDRGRRQWDRFKLRIPRIGDVVQKVALARWSRTFSGMVASGVPILQAIEIAGETCGNAVITEAMEDVYASVKRGGTIAQPIGEHAVFPPMVEHMVSVGEESGQLETMLSKIADFYETEVDAKIKSLTALIEPLMIILVGSIVGFIVISMYLPIFSLYDKIR; this is encoded by the coding sequence ATGAGCACGTTTGCCTTCCGAGCCGTCGACCTCGCCGGCGTCCCAGCGCGCGGCGAGATGGAGGCCTCCTCGAAGAGGGTGGTCTCGGAGCAGTTGCGCCAGCGCGGCCTGATCGTCCTGGACGTCTCGGAGAAGCGCGAGGCGCTGAAGCTGGAAAGCATCTTCCAGCGCTTCAAGAGCGTCAACCTTCGTGCGGTTGCCGTCTTCTCGCGCCAGTTCGCGACCCTGATCGTCTCGGGGATGCCGATGCTGCGCTCGCTCTACACGCTGGAGGCGCAGACCGAGGACGAGATGCTCAAGAAAGCGATCGTCGGGGTGCGGGAGGACGTCGAGTCAGGAAGCTCGCTGGCTCAAGCGATGGAATCTCAACCTGGGGTTTTCGATCCGCTGTACCGCGCCGTCGTGCGCTCCGGCGAGGATTCGGGACGCCTGGCTGAGGCAATGGAGCGGATCGCCTACCAGCTCGAGCGGCTGGACGCGCTGCGCCGGCAGGTGCGCGCGGCGATGACCTACCCGGCGGTGGTCTTCAGCCTGGCTGCGGTCGTGATGGTCGTGATGGTCGCGGTGATCGTGCCGGTGTTCGTCGGGATCTTCGACGAGATCAAGGCGGACAACCCGGGCGAGGACACCAGTCTCCCGCTGATGACCCAGCTGACCGTCGGCGTCTCGGACTTCGTCACCCACCAGTGGTACGTGCTGATCGCGCTGCTCGCCGGAGGCATCTACGGCTTCCTGCGCTGGAAGAAGACCGATCGCGGCAGGCGCCAGTGGGATCGTTTCAAGCTCCGCATCCCGCGGATCGGCGACGTGGTCCAGAAGGTGGCGCTGGCGCGCTGGTCGCGGACCTTCTCGGGAATGGTCGCCTCGGGCGTACCGATCCTCCAGGCGATCGAGATCGCCGGCGAGACCTGCGGCAACGCGGTGATCACCGAGGCAATGGAGGACGTCTACGCCTCAGTGAAGCGCGGCGGGACCATCGCCCAACCGATCGGCGAGCACGCGGTCTTCCCGCCGATGGTGGAGCACATGGTCTCCGTGGGAGAGGAATCGGGTCAGCTCGAGACGATGCTGTCCAAGATCGCGGACTTCTACGAGACCGAGGTGGACGCCAAGATCAAATCGCTCACTGCCCTGATCGAGCCATTGATGATCATCCTCGTCGGCAGCATCGTGGGCTTCATCGTGATCTCGATGTACCTGCCGATCTTCAGCCTCTACGACAAGATCCGCTAG
- a CDS encoding ATPase, T2SS/T4P/T4SS family: MPDTGEATARKLDDERSEAATNGVTAPMQRGHSGMFVTDVIVELGYATRERVDEVVNEARVAGRSPEALLREREVIDADQLSRAIAERYGLDHLDLTAYSVDIGATNLIAVAAARRYRSIPVGYVDKETLLLAMADPANVLAVDDIQMMTGLNCRVAVAAEDDIEALIGRMNTLESAVSEAVSEEEDELAGEAQVSELRESADDAPVIKLVYSVLGEAVGEGASDIHFEPDEDEMRIRFRVDGVLHETARVPKRMISGVVSRVKLMADMDIAEKRVPQDGRVSVNVEERKVDLRVTTLPTQRGEGCTIRILDKDQAMRTLDELGMGGESRIRFEASFTKPYGAVLVTGPTGSGKSTTLYAALQELNAVERNIITIEDPVEYRISGINQLNVNRKAGLTFATGLRSILRADPDVIMVGEIRDEETARIAIEAALTGHMVLTTLHTNDAPGAVARLTKMGIEGFLTASALDCVVAQRLARQLCTHCKRRAVIPQDALAAAGFRVGADLETYEPLGCGRCSHTGYRGRIGLFSVMPMTEEIKELTVGGGAEAEIAAVAREQGMVTLREDGLHKVRNGVTSIEEVARVST; encoded by the coding sequence GTGCCCGACACGGGCGAGGCGACGGCGCGCAAGCTTGACGATGAACGCAGCGAGGCCGCCACCAATGGGGTCACCGCGCCCATGCAGCGCGGCCACTCGGGGATGTTCGTCACCGACGTGATCGTTGAGCTGGGCTACGCCACGCGCGAGCGGGTCGACGAGGTGGTCAACGAGGCGCGCGTCGCCGGCAGGTCCCCGGAGGCGCTGCTGCGAGAGCGCGAGGTCATCGACGCGGACCAGCTCTCACGGGCGATCGCCGAGCGCTACGGCCTCGACCACCTCGACCTCACCGCTTACAGCGTCGACATCGGCGCGACGAACCTGATTGCGGTGGCCGCCGCGCGGCGCTACAGGTCGATCCCGGTCGGTTATGTGGACAAGGAGACGCTGCTCCTGGCGATGGCCGACCCAGCGAACGTCCTGGCGGTCGACGACATTCAGATGATGACTGGGCTCAACTGTCGGGTCGCGGTCGCCGCTGAGGACGATATCGAGGCCCTGATCGGGCGTATGAACACGCTCGAGAGCGCAGTCTCAGAAGCCGTCTCCGAGGAGGAGGACGAGCTCGCTGGCGAGGCCCAGGTCAGCGAGCTGCGCGAGTCGGCCGACGACGCCCCCGTGATCAAGCTCGTCTACTCGGTGCTAGGTGAGGCAGTCGGCGAGGGAGCCTCCGACATCCACTTCGAACCGGACGAGGACGAGATGAGGATCAGGTTCAGGGTCGACGGCGTGCTGCACGAGACCGCGCGTGTCCCGAAGCGGATGATCTCCGGGGTCGTTTCACGCGTGAAGCTGATGGCCGATATGGACATCGCCGAGAAGCGGGTGCCCCAAGATGGCCGGGTGAGCGTAAATGTTGAGGAGCGCAAGGTCGACCTACGCGTGACGACTCTGCCAACGCAGAGGGGAGAAGGCTGCACTATCCGCATTCTCGACAAAGACCAGGCGATGCGGACCTTGGACGAGCTCGGGATGGGCGGCGAGAGCCGGATCAGATTCGAGGCTTCCTTCACCAAGCCATATGGCGCGGTCCTGGTGACAGGACCCACCGGGTCGGGGAAGTCGACCACGCTATACGCCGCGTTACAGGAGCTGAACGCCGTAGAGCGCAACATCATTACGATCGAGGATCCGGTCGAGTACCGGATCTCGGGCATCAACCAGCTCAACGTCAACCGGAAGGCGGGCCTGACATTCGCCACCGGCCTACGCTCGATCCTGCGCGCCGACCCCGACGTGATCATGGTCGGTGAGATTCGCGATGAGGAGACGGCTCGGATTGCCATCGAGGCGGCGCTGACCGGCCACATGGTGTTGACCACTCTGCACACCAACGACGCGCCGGGCGCCGTTGCGCGCCTGACAAAGATGGGGATCGAGGGCTTTCTCACCGCGTCTGCGCTCGATTGCGTGGTCGCACAGCGTCTAGCGCGTCAGCTCTGCACGCACTGCAAGCGGCGCGCCGTGATCCCCCAGGACGCGTTGGCCGCGGCGGGATTCCGGGTCGGAGCCGACCTGGAGACCTACGAGCCGCTTGGCTGCGGGCGCTGCAGCCACACGGGATACCGAGGCAGGATCGGCCTGTTCTCAGTGATGCCCATGACCGAGGAGATCAAGGAGCTCACGGTCGGTGGCGGGGCGGAGGCCGAGATCGCCGCCGTGGCTCGGGAGCAGGGCATGGTCACCCTGCGCGAGGACGGGCTGCACAAGGTCAGGAACGGCGTTACCTCGATCGAGGAAGTCGCCCGGGTTTCCACTTAG
- a CDS encoding prepilin peptidase — protein sequence MTPLLPLLSCAGLALGSFATVVAHRVPRRESVVGGRSRCPGCGATIAAYDNVPVFSWLLLRGRCRGCGERISPRYPLTELAMAALFAATVLILGTDDLGELALGLTFCTLLVTITLTDLERRVIPNAVLLVGAILGAAIAAATDPGSLAERGIAAVAAGGFLLCVALVYPRGMGMGDVKLVAVMGIYLGRAVAPALLIAFAAGALVGLVLIGLRGAAARKETIPFGLFLALGGVVSLWFGDAMVDWYVHSFFQD from the coding sequence ATGACGCCGCTCCTACCGCTCCTCTCCTGTGCCGGTCTGGCGCTGGGCAGCTTTGCGACGGTCGTCGCCCACCGGGTGCCGCGGCGCGAGTCCGTCGTCGGCGGGCGCTCCCGCTGCCCGGGCTGCGGAGCGACGATCGCCGCCTATGACAACGTGCCGGTGTTCTCCTGGCTGCTCCTGCGCGGCCGCTGCCGCGGCTGTGGCGAACGGATCTCCCCGCGCTACCCGCTCACCGAGCTGGCGATGGCGGCCCTGTTCGCGGCCACGGTCCTGATCCTCGGCACGGACGACCTCGGCGAGCTCGCCCTGGGGCTCACGTTCTGCACCCTGCTTGTGACGATCACCCTCACGGACCTCGAGCGCCGCGTGATCCCCAACGCGGTCTTGCTGGTGGGGGCCATACTCGGGGCGGCAATCGCCGCCGCCACCGACCCGGGGAGCCTGGCCGAGCGCGGCATCGCCGCCGTGGCGGCCGGCGGCTTTCTGCTCTGCGTCGCGCTGGTGTACCCCCGGGGGATGGGCATGGGGGACGTGAAGCTCGTCGCGGTCATGGGCATCTACCTGGGCCGGGCGGTCGCGCCCGCCCTGCTGATCGCCTTCGCCGCCGGGGCGCTCGTCGGGCTGGTGCTGATCGGCCTCCGGGGCGCCGCGGCACGCAAGGAGACGATTCCCTTCGGGTTGTTCCTGGCTCTGGGTGGGGTGGTCAGCCTCTGGTTCGGCGACGCGATGGTCGACTGGTACGTGCATAGCTTCTTTCAGGACTAG
- a CDS encoding type IV pilus twitching motility protein PilT, with amino-acid sequence MSLDFAAVLTRMVELRASDVHLTPGFPPAMRIRGRIVPIEGYPRLSPQESREIVYSILNDSQRKRFENQQQLDFAYSIPRVARFRVNCFFQRGSISAAFRHIPHDIHSLDSLNLPLVLEEFTRKPRGFVLVTGPTGSGKSTTLASMIDMINEDREEHILTIEDPIEYLHSHKKCIVNQREIGADAQDFSIALKAALREDPDVILVGEMRDLETISTALTAAETGHLVFATLHTQSTAQTVDRIIDVFPGAQQHQVRMQLSIALQGIVTQQLLPTADGSARIVACEVLVPTPAIRNLIREGKTHQIYSALQTSGAVGMQTMDSHLAQLVRMGKITRPLAEQRASVPEELKRLLAGTGVNQVPVTAA; translated from the coding sequence ATGAGCCTCGATTTCGCCGCTGTGCTGACCAGGATGGTCGAGTTACGGGCTTCGGACGTCCATCTGACGCCTGGGTTCCCGCCTGCGATGCGCATCCGCGGGCGCATCGTGCCAATCGAGGGCTATCCACGGCTCAGCCCGCAGGAGAGCCGGGAGATCGTTTATTCGATCCTCAACGATTCCCAGCGGAAGCGCTTTGAGAACCAACAGCAGCTCGATTTCGCGTACTCGATCCCGCGAGTGGCCCGCTTCCGAGTGAACTGCTTCTTCCAGCGCGGCTCGATCTCCGCTGCCTTCCGTCACATCCCACACGACATCCACAGCCTCGACTCGCTCAACCTACCGCTGGTACTCGAGGAGTTCACTCGCAAGCCCCGTGGATTCGTCCTGGTCACCGGCCCGACGGGTTCCGGGAAGTCGACGACACTCGCCTCGATGATCGACATGATCAACGAGGATCGGGAGGAGCACATCCTGACGATCGAGGACCCGATCGAGTATCTCCACTCGCACAAGAAGTGCATCGTGAACCAGCGCGAGATTGGTGCGGATGCCCAGGACTTCTCGATCGCCCTGAAGGCGGCGTTGCGCGAGGACCCCGATGTGATCCTGGTCGGCGAGATGCGGGACCTGGAAACGATTTCGACTGCGTTGACCGCCGCGGAAACCGGCCACCTCGTGTTCGCCACCCTCCACACCCAGTCCACGGCGCAGACCGTGGACAGAATCATCGATGTCTTCCCGGGTGCACAGCAGCACCAGGTGCGGATGCAGCTCTCGATCGCCCTTCAGGGGATCGTCACCCAGCAGCTCCTGCCGACGGCCGACGGCTCCGCCCGGATCGTCGCCTGCGAGGTGCTGGTGCCGACGCCCGCGATCCGAAACCTGATCCGCGAGGGGAAGACTCACCAGATCTACTCCGCGCTTCAGACCTCGGGCGCGGTCGGGATGCAGACCATGGACTCCCACCTCGCACAGTTGGTCCGGATGGGGAAGATCACGCGCCCGCTTGCGGAGCAGCGCGCCTCTGTCCCGGAGGAGCTGAAGCGACTGCTGGCCGGGACCGGCGTCAATCAGGTCCCGGTGACTGCGGCGTGA
- a CDS encoding nitrilase-related carbon-nitrogen hydrolase: protein MSSDYIDYSDLFCELFDGIDLTEFRAHGESWLLDPQVQSAAAAVEAAALAAEPIDVRHPFAALLGLDAALARANPLLGGPAPPALSEYALRYAESGRFDSGGKPGALLPRFARPGRRGQLPQDLADTFGALVRVRGADWDACDHATLPPHARLTRLDREAGLRVATAPMIRDPNELEWEVEERGGVRFYRIHPADHEATRHRVERVIAGWDKRDVAIGMVPELCLSPALLQSWQSALRERERAATSKLRMVVAGSGNVEETTPPVNSAVLLDARTGEALARQRKVHPFNFSQADLELWGLDGRLSAPIDEDLTRGERVCVVETGGARLAVLVCEDLARLHAFAAALHGHGVSLILVPVFARPTKDRRWERSRAEVYSDAIGSSVVVANSLVMASILRTPPPVGTAIAVAPGEAAVGHAAAPDDVVVFTLEGGAPRVAHEQSG from the coding sequence ATGTCAAGTGACTATATCGACTACTCCGATCTCTTCTGCGAGCTGTTCGACGGGATCGATCTAACCGAGTTCCGTGCCCACGGTGAGAGCTGGCTCCTCGATCCGCAGGTTCAGTCCGCCGCCGCGGCCGTGGAGGCGGCCGCGCTCGCGGCCGAGCCGATAGACGTCCGGCACCCCTTCGCTGCCCTGCTCGGCCTCGACGCGGCTCTGGCCCGGGCCAACCCGCTTCTGGGTGGCCCGGCGCCGCCTGCCCTCAGCGAGTACGCCCTCCGCTACGCCGAGAGCGGACGCTTCGACTCCGGGGGCAAGCCGGGCGCCCTGCTCCCCCGCTTCGCCCGGCCCGGTCGCCGTGGCCAGCTGCCCCAGGACCTCGCGGACACGTTCGGCGCGCTGGTGCGCGTGCGCGGAGCTGACTGGGACGCCTGCGATCACGCCACTCTTCCCCCCCATGCCCGACTGACTCGCCTGGACCGCGAGGCCGGCCTGCGGGTGGCCACCGCGCCGATGATTCGTGACCCGAACGAGCTCGAGTGGGAGGTGGAGGAGCGCGGCGGGGTGCGCTTCTATCGGATCCACCCCGCCGACCACGAGGCGACCAGGCACCGGGTGGAGCGGGTGATCGCGGGCTGGGACAAGCGCGACGTGGCGATCGGCATGGTGCCCGAGCTCTGCCTCTCCCCCGCCCTGCTCCAAAGCTGGCAGAGCGCCCTACGCGAGCGGGAGCGCGCGGCCACCAGCAAGCTACGCATGGTCGTGGCAGGCAGCGGAAACGTGGAGGAGACCACGCCCCCGGTCAACTCGGCGGTGCTGCTCGACGCGCGCACCGGCGAGGCGCTCGCGCGCCAGCGCAAGGTCCATCCGTTCAACTTCTCCCAGGCGGACCTGGAGCTATGGGGCCTCGACGGGCGGTTGAGCGCTCCGATCGACGAGGACCTGACCCGCGGCGAGCGCGTGTGCGTGGTGGAAACGGGCGGGGCGCGGCTGGCGGTGCTGGTCTGTGAGGACCTGGCGCGCCTGCACGCCTTCGCGGCGGCGCTCCATGGGCATGGGGTGTCGCTGATCCTGGTGCCGGTGTTCGCCCGCCCCACCAAGGACCGGCGCTGGGAGCGCTCGCGGGCGGAGGTTTACAGCGACGCCATCGGTTCAAGCGTGGTGGTGGCCAACAGCCTGGTGATGGCTTCGATCCTCCGCACTCCACCGCCGGTAGGCACGGCGATCGCGGTGGCGCCCGGCGAGGCGGCCGTGGGTCACGCAGCCGCGCCCGACGACGTGGTGGTGTTCACCCTTGAGGGCGGAGCGCCGCGCGTGGCGCACGAGCAATCGGGCTGA
- the ruvX gene encoding Holliday junction resolvase RuvX has product MRVLAVDHGSVRAGCAISDPTGTIARPLRVIEPPDPRAVAELAAEHGAELVIVGLPVSLSGAEGPQAAEARAFRDALAAILDLPVETYDERLTTRLAERSARAGAAAAPDALAAAHLLESYLHARARAGDEVAGEHDE; this is encoded by the coding sequence ATGCGTGTTCTGGCGGTCGACCACGGGTCCGTCCGCGCCGGGTGCGCGATCTCGGATCCCACCGGCACCATCGCGCGGCCGCTGCGGGTGATCGAGCCGCCTGATCCCCGGGCGGTTGCGGAGCTCGCCGCCGAGCATGGGGCGGAGCTCGTGATCGTCGGGCTGCCCGTTTCGCTCAGCGGGGCCGAGGGACCGCAGGCAGCGGAGGCGCGGGCGTTCCGTGACGCCCTCGCGGCGATCCTCGACCTGCCAGTGGAGACCTACGACGAGCGATTGACCACCCGCCTGGCCGAGCGCTCCGCCCGCGCAGGCGCGGCCGCGGCCCCTGACGCGCTCGCGGCCGCACACCTCCTCGAGTCCTACCTCCACGCGCGCGCCCGGGCTGGCGACGAAGTCGCGGGTGAACATGATGAATGA